In Porites lutea chromosome 9, jaPorLute2.1, whole genome shotgun sequence, a single window of DNA contains:
- the LOC140947890 gene encoding alpha-1,3-mannosyl-glycoprotein 4-beta-N-acetylglucosaminyltransferase B-like, whose product MIWAVLKRNRFLILFIVIVCPLMYHFIVRREDLPKSLPPSQVDVDLITKIESLRDRLRDAEFQSSARSQELILLKTKLSAMVAEKTKRTNTSNRTENSNRIFFNEHQVLQLPSIYAFMPHLMDSPNSLKPAIHVTKDRQGVSLVFGIPTIKREKTSYLVNTLASLLDGMTQEDKDDSVIVIFVGETNREYASSVANDVKERFSSDVESGLVEIVSPSTSFYPDLEAVPLTFGDSRERVKWRTKQNLDFCFLMMYCQRKARFYIQLEDDLVATPSFASTIKTFALQQVTNEWLMLEFSTLGFIGKLFRSSDLSLVVEFILLFYKDKPVDWLMDHILWVKVCNPEKDQQHCTREKMHLRIRFKPSLFQHVGKESSLKGKKQTLIDKDFKKAPLFQAHLNPQAEAVTTLEPYQAFSIDRAYKGQTFFWAYPPHADDVIRLKFHKEIRIERFKFKSGNLEHPGDIIRNASVEVLPVKASAQAKKMSEPGRDASPEAKKNFMKYEYPLSSYIRVGVFSPNGLAEGHVPQDIGKVSEMRIRVWGHNSESWIILSEIHVIAGEDKGNS is encoded by the exons ATGATTTGGGCAGTCCTTAAAAGGAACAGATTCTTAATACTGTTTATCGTGATTGTGTGCCCGCTTATGTACCATTTCATTGTACGGAGAGAAG ATTTGCCAAAAAGTTTGCCACCCAGTCAAGTAGATGTAGATTTGATTACCAAAATAGAGTCCCTAAGGGACAGATTACGAGATGCGGAATTCCAGAGCTCTGCCAGATCACAGGAGCTTATTTTATTAAAGACAAAGTTGTCAGCGATGGTAgcggaaaaaacaaaaagaactaaCACATCCAACAGAACTGAGAATTCAAATAGGATATTTTTTAATGAGCACCAGGTGTTACAATTACCAAGTATTTATGCTTTTATGCCACATCTTATGGATTCCCCAAATAGTTTAAAGCCTGCGATACATGTCACAAAAGATCGTCAAGGAG TTTCTTTAGTGTTTGGAATTCCCACGATAAAGCGTGAGAAGACATCATACCTTGTGAATACTCTTGCATCCCTCCTGGATGGAATGACACAGGAAGACAAAGATGACAGTGTTATAGTTATCTTTGTGGGTGAG ACCAACAGAGAGTATGCATCAAGTGTTGCTAATGATGTGAAAGAAAG GTTTTCTTCAGATGTTGAATCTGGATTAGTGGAGATTGTGTCTCCCTCTACCAGTTTCTATCCAGATTTGGAAGCTGTACCACTTACATTTGGTGATTCAAGGGAGAGAGTCAA atggagaacaaaacaaaatcttgATTTCTGTTTCCTGATGATGTACTGCCAGCGAAAAGCAAGATTTTATATTCAG CTTGAAGATGATTTGGTGGCTACACCTAGTTTTGCCTCCACCATCAAAACATTTGCACTTCAGCAAGTGACAAATGAATGGCTTATGCTGGAGTTCTCTACTCTTGGTTTCATAG GAAAGCTTTTCCGTTCAAGTGACCTTAGTTTGGTGGTAGAATTCATTCTCTTGTTCTACAAAGACAAGCCTGTTGACTGGCTTATGGATCACATTCTTTGGGTGAAAGTCTGCAACCCAGAGAAAGATCAA caaCATTGTACAAGGGAAAAGATGCACCTGCGAATAAGGTTCAAACCCTCCCTGTTTCAACATGTAGGAAAAGAATCATCACTCAAAGGAAAGAAACAGACTTTGATT GATAAAGACTTCAAGAAAGCACCATTATTCCAAGCTCACCTAAACCCTCAAGCTGAGGCAGTGACCACACTGGAACCTTATCAAGCCTTCAGTATTGATCGTGCGTACAAGGGACAGACATTCTTCTGGGCTTATCCACCACATGCTGATGATGTTATAAGACTGAAATTCCACAAGGAAATTAGAATAGAAAG gTTCAAGTTCAAGTCAGGAAACCTTGAACATCCAGGTGATATTATAAGAAATGCTTCTGTTGAAGTTCTTCCTGTGAAGGCATCGGCTCAAGCCAAGAAGATGTCAG aACCCGGAAGAGATGCATCTCCAGAAGCCAAGAAGAATTTCATGAAGTATGAATATCCATTATCTAGTTACATCAGAGTAGGAGTCTTTAGTCCCAACGGACTAGCTGAAGGTCACGTTCCACAGGATATTGGCAAAGTCTCAGAGATGAGAATACGAGTCTGGGGCCACAACAGTGAAAGTTGGATTATTTTAAGTGAG ATACATGTTATCGCTGGAGAGGATAAAGGCAACTCTTAA